A window of Rhinatrema bivittatum chromosome 2, aRhiBiv1.1, whole genome shotgun sequence contains these coding sequences:
- the LOC115083851 gene encoding zinc finger protein 665-like, which yields MPAGASAQVPVTFEDIAVYFSQEEWEDLDKGQKELYKAVMKDNYQMLSSLGSGSPTVTPDIISHIERGEEPYIRDEPGSEERGTGRSSCSGIDDPRHSKTDTHHGELSGNPEGNKMKSGDGKDTSSCSEWGKKCRSQSIKVKQRNSIGDSAAYEHSVRNIPPTMEEQRNQTTVDRCLCDVCEIFLRDLLILKSEQRSYTEERPSADCGKTFTQKGELQVQQKTCTGETPFTCSECGRGFSSKRELMQHQKINKGEKLCTSVEHSESFNTASLTIYKKSCTEERTVSSLDGDKIFNQKKNFTKHPKFCQGEGQNSSNEINKGFYQRKVFSKQTKMHTDEIPFSFTQSEKNFSRKADLPQQTIHKGERQFTSSECDKSFSQKTKHSNYQRTHTGVKPFTCTECGKSFSCKANLTVHQHIHTGLKPFTCTECSKSFSCKANLTVHQRIHSGLKPFTCILCGKSFRMNAQLTNHQRIHTGVKPFTCTECGKCFAQKGHLSIHQRIHTGLKPYMCMECRKSFSCKASLTVHQRVHTGLKPFMCTECGKSFTRRAHLTNHQRIHTGVKPYTCTECGKNFSRKDYLRSHERVHTGVKPLKCSESSKSLSYRESHRKHQRIHTSVKQFSCTVCGKCFRERRSLRRHQSIHTGVKPFSCAECGKCFSCIESLRRHKQIHTKVKAFTCNECGKTFSSKAGLSIHLINHSGLKPFPCTECDKSFSCKAILRGHQRIHTAVKPFMCTVCGKSFRIKAHFTSHQSIHTGVKPFTCSECGKSFAQKGHLSIHHRIHTGVKPFTCTECGKSFNCRDSLTVHHRIHTGVKPFKCTECGKSFSSKGYLRNHQSIHTGLKPFTCAECGKTFSSKVYLRSHQKMHSGVKPFNCTECGKSFTSNGCLRSHQSVHTGVKPFTCAECGKSFTQKGYLSIHQRIHTGVKPFTCTECGKSFTRKGYLRSHQRIHT from the exons atgcctgcaggagcttctgctcag gtcccagtaacctttgaggacatcgctgtctatttctcccaggaggagtgggaggatttagataaagggcagaaggagctttataaagctgtgatgaaggacaatTATCAGATGCTCAGCTCCCTGG GATCAGGCTCTCCGACTGTCACCCCTGATATTATCTCCCACATTGAACGAGGGGAAGAGCCGTACATCAGGGATGAGCCAGGATCAGAGGAAAGAGGAACTGGGagaagcagctgctcag GAATTGATGATCCCAGACACAGTAAAACAGACACACATCACGGGGAGCTCAGTGGGAATCCAGAAGGGAACAAGATGAAATCAGGAGACGGAAAGGACACTTCTTCCTGTTCTgagtggggaaaaaagtgcagGAGTCAGTCCATCAAAGTAAAGCAAAGAAATTCAATAGGAGACTCAGCTGCATATGAGCACAGTGTCAGAAATATCCCACCTACAATGGAAGAGCAGAGAAACCAGACAACAGTAGACAGATGTCTATGTGATGTATGTGAGATATTCCTCAGGGATCTTCTGATTCTGAAATCAGAGCAGAGATCTTACACAGAAGAGAGACCATCTGCAGACTGTGGAAAAACCTTCACTCAGAAGGGAGAGCTACAGGTACAACAGAAAACATGCACAGGAGAGACaccttttacatgttctgagtgtggGAGAGGTTTCAGCAGTAAGCGAGAattaatgcaacaccagaaaatcaacaaaggagaGAAACTGTGTACAAGTGTAGAGCATTCAGAAAGCTTTAATACAGCAAGCCTCACAATATACAAGAAAAGCTgcactgaagagagaacagtttcTTCTCTTGATGGTGACAAAATCttcaatcagaaaaaaaatttcacaaaacATCCAAAATTCTGCCAAGGAGAGGGACAAAATTCAAGTAATGAAATCAACAAGGGCTTCTATCAGAGGAAAGtcttttcaaaacaaacaaaaatgcacACTGATGAGATACCATTCTCTTTTACGCAGTCTGAAAAAAACTTCAGTAGGAAGGCAGATCTTCCACAACAGACAATCCACAAAGGAGAGAGACAATTTACAtcttctgaatgtgataaaagtttcagtCAGAAGACAAAACACTCAAATTACCAGAGAACCCACACTGGagtaaaaccatttacatgtactgagtgtggtaaaagcttcagttgcAAGGCAAACCTCACAGTCCACCAGCACATCCATACTGGActaaagccatttacatgtacagAGTGTAGTAAAAGTTTCAGTTGCAAGGCAAACCTCACTGtacaccagcgcatccactctggacttaaaccatttacatgtattcTGTGTGGAAAAAGCTTTAGAATGAATGCACAGCTCACAaatcaccagagaatccacactggagtgaaaccatttacttgtactgagtgtggtaaatgtTTTGCACAGAAGGGACACCTCTCAATCCACCAGAGAATACATACGGGCTTGAAACCATATATGTGTATGGAGTGTAGAAAAAGCTTCAGTTGCAAGGCAAGCCTCACTGTCCACCAGCGTGTCCACACTGGACTAAAACCATTTATGTgcactgagtgtggtaaaagctttacaCGCAGGGCACACCTCACAAACCACCAGCGAATCCATACAGGCGTGAAACCATATActtgtactgaatgtggtaaaaactTTAGCCGTAAGGATTATTTAAGAAGTCACGAGAGAGTTCACACTGGAGTTAAACCGTTGAAATGTTCTGAGTCTAGCAAAAGCCTCAGTTATAGAGAATCTCACAGAaagcaccagagaatccacactagTGTGAAACAATTTTCATGTACTGTGTGTGGTAAATGCTTCAGAGAGAGAAGATCTCTCAGAAGGCACCAGAGTATCCATACTGGAGTGAAACCCTTTTCATGTGCTGAGTGTGGGAAATGCTTTAGTTGCATAGAATCTCTCAGAAGGCACAAGCAGATCCACACTAAagtaaaagcatttacatgtaatgagtgtGGTAAAACCTTCAGTAGTAAGGCAGGCCTTTCCATCCACCTGATAAACCATAGTGGACTGAAGCCATTtccatgtactgagtgtgataaaagcttcagttgCAAGGCAATCCTCAGAGGTCACCAGCGCATCCACACTGCAGTAAAACCATTTATGTGTACAgtgtgtggtaaaagctttagaaTAAAGGCACACTTCACAAGTCACCAAAGTATCCAcactggagtgaaaccatttacttgttctgagtgtggtaaaagctttgcTCAGAAGGGACATCTCTCAATCCACCACAGAATACAcactggagtgaaaccatttacctgtactgaatgtggtaaaagctttaattGCAGAGACTCTCTCACAGTCCACCacagaatccacactggagtgaaaccatttaaatgcactgagtgtggtaaaagcttcagtagCAAAGGTTATTTAAGGAATCACCAGAGTATCCACACTGGattgaaaccatttacatgtgctGAGTGTGGTAAAACTTTTAGTAGTAAGGTATATTTAAGAAGTCACCAGAAAATGCATAGTGGAGTGAAGCCATTTaactgtactgaatgtggtaaaagcttcactAGTAATGGATGCTTAAGGAGTCACCAGAGTGTCCATactggagtgaaaccatttacatgtgctgagtgtggtaaaagctttactCAGAAGGGATACCTCTCAATACACCAGAGAATACAcactggagtgaaaccatttacttgtactgaatgtggtaaaagcttcactAGAAAGGGGTACTTAAGAagtcaccagagaatccacacttgA